A single genomic interval of Adhaeribacter pallidiroseus harbors:
- a CDS encoding rhodanese-like domain-containing protein: MKKSTLLVSLLLGFAFPGCGQKAFDQQFRLLYRNTVPLILAKDLARDLQQNEGIVLLDTRSPAEFAVSHLPQARFIDYNSFAVEQLKDMAKKTPIVVYCSVGVRSERVGEKLQQAGFKNVRNLYGGIFEWKNKGFAVYHHQNVPTDSVHAYNRYWGQWLTKATKVYE, from the coding sequence TCCTTGCTGTTGGGGTTTGCCTTTCCGGGCTGCGGCCAAAAAGCTTTCGACCAGCAATTTCGTTTATTATACCGCAATACCGTACCCCTTATTCTTGCAAAAGATTTAGCCCGGGACTTACAGCAAAATGAAGGTATTGTGCTGCTGGATACCCGCTCTCCGGCGGAATTTGCCGTGAGTCATTTGCCGCAGGCCAGGTTTATCGATTACAATTCCTTCGCGGTGGAACAGCTAAAAGATATGGCCAAGAAAACGCCGATCGTGGTTTACTGTTCCGTTGGGGTGCGCAGCGAACGGGTTGGTGAAAAATTGCAACAAGCCGGGTTTAAAAACGTGCGAAATCTGTACGGGGGGATTTTTGAATGGAAAAATAAAGGATTTGCCGTGTATCATCACCAAAACGTACCAACCGATAGTGTGCACGCTTATAACCGGTATTGGGGGCAATGGTTAACAAAAGCCACAAAAGTTTATGAATAA